The stretch of DNA AAGTCATCGTAGCGGCTCAGCAAGTCAGCCCCAAACAAAAAAGCTATCCTCCTAGGGTACCCGATTTTTGGAATATGCCTACTGTTTTGCATAAAGAAGGCTATGCACCTTATTATATTCAAATAGATAGTAGCTTTTTAGCACAGATAGCTGCCCAAGATCCTAAGAAAACTATTTATATGGATTCTATTTTTTTGAAACCATTAGAATAATTCTGGAGGTATTGTAGAATAATACTCCGTTGATTAGCTTGTTACACTCGGGTGATATTTTTTTTAATTATTAAGTAACTAGGATTTTAAATGGTGAAAGTGCATCATTTTGATTAACACCACATGCACCTTATTCCATTAACTCTTTGGCAATATTTTTACCTGTAATGGTAGATGCAGTCAACAACCCTGCAAACGCAGCTCCCCCAATTCCTGCAGTAGTGATGTCTTGCCCTGTTAAATAGAAATTTTTAATTGGTGTTTTGGGGCGTAAGAATTTTTGTTCAAAACGCTCAGGGCTATGTTCCAAGCCATACAATTCGCCTTTTTCGTAATTGACAAAATGTTTAGTGCTTAGTGCGCTAGATAGTTCATAATAAGCTACTTTTCCCTTTAGCTGGGGCTCTTTTTGGTACAAAATTTCCAAAAGTCGTTGTGCAAAGGTTTCTTTTAGTGCCTCGTACGCTTCGCCTCGTTTTTTCCAGCGTTTGCCATCCCATTGTGCAAAAGTTTCATACGGAATCAAGGTAATAATATCAATGGTACTTTTACCAGGATAGCGATTTGACCAATCTGGATCTTTGGCCGCAGGAAAAGAGATGTAAACCACTGGAAAGGGCTGTGTTTGGTCTTTAAGGTATCGGTCAATACACTCATCATGACTTAATTGCTCTGGATAAATCCAATAATTGGCTTTGGGGAGTGCTAATTCGTCTGGGTTGCCGTCCAAGCCAATATAGAGGCAGGCATGAGCTACCGAATGTTTTACTTTTTTGAGTTGCAGATCCAATTGATGTTGTTGAACACTAGCTTTAGGTAATAAGGATTTATAAGTGGTGAACAAGCCAGCATTGCTAATAATATGTTTCGCTCGAAATACTTTGCCGTCTTTCATTCTAACACCAACAGCAGTGTTCTTTTCTACGAGCACCTCTTCAACTTCTGCACTAATGAGGATGGTAGAACCTAAGCGAGCCAATACGGGTGCAATGGTAGCGACAATTTGAGAAGAACCGCCAATGGGGAAAAATCCCCCTGAGAAATAATGACGAACCAAGGATGCATGCATCGCAAAACTACTTTGTTTGGGCGCTAATCCGTAGTCGCCATACTGCCCTGTAAGCACCTTAATCAGTCTTTTGTTTTGGGTCAAGCTGCTTAACACCTCATGGGTGGTCTGTCTAGAATATTTGAGGTAAGGCTTACGCAAAAAGCCCCCTACTAGTTTGCTCCAAAGGGGAGACAAGGTTTTTTCTACAAAGAAATTTTTGCTGGTGGCACTTACCTTAAAAATTAAAGCAACATAAGCACGGATAGCTTGTTCTTCTTCTGGAAAATAAGCAATCATTTGTTCGGTCCAATTTCCTACCCCTTTGACATAATCATAGGTCTGATCTCCAATAACAATTCGATCATAAACGGCTCCCATATCAGCCCATTTTAGTGCTCCATCAGTGAGGTAATCAAATATTTTTTTCAGAATGCTAGTTTCTTTCTCCATGCTGCCTACATAGTGAATTCCCACATCCCATTCGTAACCTTTTCGCTTGAAAATATGTGTAAAACCACCTGCGGTATAGTGGCGTTCTAGTACCAGTACTTTTTGCCCTTTTTTTGCTAACATAACAGCAGCCGTTAGGCTACCAATTCCTGAGCCAATAATAATGGTATCATAAGAAGCTGCCAGTTGATGTTTTTTTTTGTAGGATTGGACCATTGGTACTTGTATTGTGTAGGATTAAATGTAAAATAGAGCGATTATACAAGATAGCGAATTGGATCAAGAGTAAAAAGGATAATGTTATTAATTTAATAGACCGTTGATTTTTTACGAAAAAAGCAAAGAGGTTTCTTTTATTTAATTGATTATCAGTGTAGTAGTGTGGTTTTTCTTGTTCAGGGTGCGTACTTAGGTCTTTTCTTCAATGGTTTGGTGCATGATTTTTTGGCGATGTTTTACTCCCCAATTGTAAAGTTCATAAATAATATCTTGGCAAGTTTCGCCATAATCTGTAATGGCATAAATAACGGTTACTGGACGAGTATCAAGAACTGTTCTAGTAATTAATTGATTCATTTCTAGATCTTTTAGTTCCTTAGAGAGCATTTTGGGAGTAATCCCATCTATGGTTCGTTGTAAATCTTTAAAGCCCATCTCCCTAAAATGAATTAGAGCACCTATGATTGGAATTTTCCATTTTCCACTAAAAATGTCTAAAGCATCACGTACAGCTAGTATTTTCTTGCTACAATCCTTTATGGATTGGTTGTTTTTTTTTGTCTTCATAATTTGGTGGTATACTTAAGGATACTACTATATTTTGTATATCTACTTTCAAAAATAAATTATTTGAAATACATTTACAAATATAATTGACAAACTTTTAAATTATTAAGATGATGAAAACAGATAAAAATATACTCCGAACACCAGAAATAGCATTTGCCAATCTTCCAGATTATCCCTTTGAATCTCATTATATGGAAGTAAATGGTTTGCGAATGCATTATCTTGATGAAGGAAAGAAAGAAAGCAAAGTGCTCTTTTTATTTCACGGACAACCTTCTTGGAGTTACTTGTACAGGCATATGATTCCAATTTTTGTACGGGCAGGCTATCGTGTGATTGCACCAGATTTAATCGGTTTTGGCAAATCAGACAAACCGACTAATTTAGCGGCTCATTCTTATCAGGCTCATGTAGATTGGATGTCCATTTTTGTTGAAAAGTTAGGAATAAAAAATGCAGCAGCATTTATGCAAGACTGGGGAGGAATGATAGGGCTTAGAGTATTGGCAAGGAAACCAGATTGGCTTTCTCGGCTTGTGGTTGCCAATACAGCTATGGCAGAAACCAAAGGTGTAGCAAAGTGGTTAATTCCTTCTGTGCTAAAAATATTGAGATTTTTAGCGGGGAAGGCAACCGTTGAAGATTTGGCTAAAAAACAGTCTTATGGAAATTGGGCGGCTTATTTCCAGCATTCTAAGGTTTTGGAGATTGGAGAAATTATGCAAATTTTGACCGAGAAGCAATTGACAGCAGGAGAGATGGCTGCTTATCAAGCGCCTTTTCCTGACGATAGGTATTATGCAGGACCAAGAGTAATGCCCCAAATTGTAGCCACTCAAGCAGATGAAAGTTATCAAGCTTGGCAAGCACTTAAAGAATGGAAACATCCTGCTTTAACTTTATTTAGTGATAAAGATCCCTTTTTAGCAGGGCAAGGTTATGACAAATTGTTCCAAACTAATTTGGAAGGCGCTAAAGGACAACCTCATATCACCATTACTGATGCTTCTCATTTTTTGCAGGAGGATAAAAGTAAGGAAATTGCAGACAAAATTGCAAACTGGTTAGCACAAACAAATTATTAGCTATGAAACAAGAAATATCCGCAGAATTTCCGTTTGAATCAATGTATTTGAAAGTTAAAAACAGCAAAATACATTACATTGATGAGGGAGAAGGAGATCCCATTTTATTTTTGCATGGTAATCCAACCTCTTCTTATATTTGGAGAAATATCATTCCATATCTTTCAAAAAATGCTAGATGCATTGCACCAGATTTAATTGGATTTGGGAAGTCAGATCAACCCGATATTGATTATGGATTTACAGAGGTCTATGCTTATTTGGAAGCTTTTATTGATAAAATGCAGCTCAAAAACATAACCATTGTTGTGCAAGATTGGGGATCTGGTCTTGGTTTCCATTATGCCAATACTCATCGAAATAATATCAAAGGCATTGCTTTTATGGAGGCGATGTACAAACAAAAGGAGTGGAATGAACTGTCATTGGGGGGAAAGTTAGCTATGAAGGTGCTGCGTTCTAGGTTTTCAAGTTGGTTACTGTTGGGGCTTGGGAATATGTTTGTAAAAAATATGTTGCCAAATTGGGTAGAACGAGGTTTGTCGGCGAAAGCATTGGATACATATATGCAACCATTTAAAACCTTAAAAAGTCGAAAACCAGTTTATGTATTTCCAAGAGATGTGCCTTTAAAAGGTCGCCCTCTGCATACGGCAAAAGCAGTAGATGCTTATCATCAATGGTTAAAAGAAACCTCAATCCCAAAAATTTGTTTTTATGCCAAGCCAGGCATGTTGATTCCAATTGAAGAGGTGGATTGGATTCGATCTAATTTCCCAAATATTACGATGATCCCACTTGGGAAGGGAAGCCATTTTGTTCAAGAAGATTATCCAGATCTTATTGGAAGTGAACTAAAAAAATGGTACCAAACCATCTAAAATCAGAGCGTTTATTTTTCTAAAGGCGAGCGAATAGGAATTTTATTGATTTAGCTTTCAGGTTATGTTGTGCTAAACATCAATAATTTATAGAATTCTTATGTTTTGATTTAAATTTTCGCTGATGTTGCTTTAGAAAAAACTCTGCTTGTTGCTGGAATAAACTAAAAGAGCTGTAGCCCTACTTTATGAGCCATGAGTAGGAGATTTTAAAGAAAAAAAATTAGTATAGGACAAAACCTGCTTGCTGGCTCATGAGCAAAGCGAACTATAAGTATGAACGAAGTGAACGATGTAAGCTTGTAGCCAAAGCTACAAAGGCAAAGCCCGCTCATGAGGAGCGAATGGTTAATTGATTGGAATTGAATG from Aureispira anguillae encodes:
- a CDS encoding phytoene desaturase family protein, whose translation is MVQSYKKKHQLAASYDTIIIGSGIGSLTAAVMLAKKGQKVLVLERHYTAGGFTHIFKRKGYEWDVGIHYVGSMEKETSILKKIFDYLTDGALKWADMGAVYDRIVIGDQTYDYVKGVGNWTEQMIAYFPEEEQAIRAYVALIFKVSATSKNFFVEKTLSPLWSKLVGGFLRKPYLKYSRQTTHEVLSSLTQNKRLIKVLTGQYGDYGLAPKQSSFAMHASLVRHYFSGGFFPIGGSSQIVATIAPVLARLGSTILISAEVEEVLVEKNTAVGVRMKDGKVFRAKHIISNAGLFTTYKSLLPKASVQQHQLDLQLKKVKHSVAHACLYIGLDGNPDELALPKANYWIYPEQLSHDECIDRYLKDQTQPFPVVYISFPAAKDPDWSNRYPGKSTIDIITLIPYETFAQWDGKRWKKRGEAYEALKETFAQRLLEILYQKEPQLKGKVAYYELSSALSTKHFVNYEKGELYGLEHSPERFEQKFLRPKTPIKNFYLTGQDITTAGIGGAAFAGLLTASTITGKNIAKELME
- a CDS encoding winged helix-turn-helix transcriptional regulator produces the protein MKTKKNNQSIKDCSKKILAVRDALDIFSGKWKIPIIGALIHFREMGFKDLQRTIDGITPKMLSKELKDLEMNQLITRTVLDTRPVTVIYAITDYGETCQDIIYELYNWGVKHRQKIMHQTIEEKT
- a CDS encoding haloalkane dehalogenase; its protein translation is MMKTDKNILRTPEIAFANLPDYPFESHYMEVNGLRMHYLDEGKKESKVLFLFHGQPSWSYLYRHMIPIFVRAGYRVIAPDLIGFGKSDKPTNLAAHSYQAHVDWMSIFVEKLGIKNAAAFMQDWGGMIGLRVLARKPDWLSRLVVANTAMAETKGVAKWLIPSVLKILRFLAGKATVEDLAKKQSYGNWAAYFQHSKVLEIGEIMQILTEKQLTAGEMAAYQAPFPDDRYYAGPRVMPQIVATQADESYQAWQALKEWKHPALTLFSDKDPFLAGQGYDKLFQTNLEGAKGQPHITITDASHFLQEDKSKEIADKIANWLAQTNY
- a CDS encoding haloalkane dehalogenase, with translation MKQEISAEFPFESMYLKVKNSKIHYIDEGEGDPILFLHGNPTSSYIWRNIIPYLSKNARCIAPDLIGFGKSDQPDIDYGFTEVYAYLEAFIDKMQLKNITIVVQDWGSGLGFHYANTHRNNIKGIAFMEAMYKQKEWNELSLGGKLAMKVLRSRFSSWLLLGLGNMFVKNMLPNWVERGLSAKALDTYMQPFKTLKSRKPVYVFPRDVPLKGRPLHTAKAVDAYHQWLKETSIPKICFYAKPGMLIPIEEVDWIRSNFPNITMIPLGKGSHFVQEDYPDLIGSELKKWYQTI